One window of Amaranthus tricolor cultivar Red isolate AtriRed21 chromosome 11, ASM2621246v1, whole genome shotgun sequence genomic DNA carries:
- the LOC130827425 gene encoding uncharacterized protein LOC130827425, with product MVDKLCGGKKNQQGQLFRKSRWNPLVESATIREYEKRWEGIVSTWSVRNRRVVRYLTGTWIPLREKFVRAWTNDCLHLGNHTTSRVESQHSSFKYYLGSGNSSFDTLFKRAHAQITNQQAKIRQSLQESMTSVPRTLRQYFFRPLYRHVSLYALEQIQNEFNRILELGDFVLNKCGCVLQKTHGLPCACYLQMTIGSHGALYLDDIHEFWSTLRYTEVGDEPHEEVRNANANDKEYFESLVDEVLKSDPAFVRRMAEVLEYELHPDGADIPEPYASPPRKGRPSTSKNMRRRKSSFEYSRSSSRGRGS from the coding sequence atggtggacaagttgtgcggcggcaagaaaaatcaacaagggcagttattcaggaaaagtagatggaaccccttggttgaaagtgctACAATCCGGGAATATGAAAAGAGATGGGAAGGgatcgtcagtacgtggtcggttaggaaccgaagggtcgttcgatatttgactggaacatggattccacttagagagaaatttgtgcgtgcgtggacgaatgattgtttacacttgggtaaccatactaccagcagagtggaaagccaacactcgtcttttaagtattaccttggtagcggtaatagctcattcgatacccttttcaaaagggcgcacgcacagattacaaatcaacAAGCTAAAATCCGACAatcgctacaggaatccatgacttCTGTACCAAGAACGCTACGACAATATTTCTTTAGACCTCTATATCGCCACGTGtctctctatgccttggagcagatCCAGAATGAGTTTAACCGCATCTTAGAACTGGGTGATTTTGTATtgaacaaatgcggttgtgtacttcaaaaaacccatggattgccgtgtgcatgttatttacaaatGACCATTggatcacatggtgctttgtacttggatgacattcatgaattctggagtactttgaggtacacagaggtaggagacgaaCCCCATGAAGAAGTACGAAACgcgaacgccaatgacaaagagtactttgaatctctggtcgatgaagtccttaAATCTGATCCCGCTTTTGTTCGCCGAATGGCTGAGGTACTTGAATATGAATTACACCCAGATGGTGcggatatacctgagccttacgctagtccaccgagaaagggaagaccaagcactAGTAAAAacatgagaaggagaaaaagttcatttgaatatagccgatcatcttctcgtggtcgagggtcttGA
- the LOC130827427 gene encoding oleoyl-acyl carrier protein thioesterase 1, chloroplastic-like — MLKSSCTVLTDNVQSFTQCTFWASSKTFPISNRPQNVSIGFSSSSKRPDRSLSVSTTTDNGVTDIGSGSIGLADRLRLGSLTEDGLSYKESFIVRSYEVGINKTATVETIANLLQEVGCNHAQSVGFSTDGFATTPTMRKLHLIWVTARMHIEIYRYPAWSDVVEIETWCQAEGKIGTRRDFIIKDYANGEVIGRATSKWVMMNMDTRKLERVTPQIADEYLIYCPKKLRLAFPEENNKSLKKISKLVDPAQYSKLGLTPRRGDLDMNHHVNNVTYIGWLLESVSQELIDTHELRSITLDYRRECQHDDIVDSLTSPESVNDAAPISQLHGTNGAPASAGDEDDSVQYLHLLRLSTDGSEINRGRTEWRKKPQRH, encoded by the exons ATGTTGAAATCATCATGCACTGTACTAACCGATAATGTTCAATCTTTTACTCAATGCACTTTCTGGGCTTCATCTAAAACTTTCCCAATTTCTAATCGTCCTCAAAACGTTTCGATTGGTTTCTCCTCTTCATCGAAACGCCCTGATCGATCTCTATCAGTTTCTACTACTACTGATAATGGAGTTACTGATATTGGGTCGGGTTCAATTGGGTTGGCGGACCGGCTCCGGTTGGGTAGCTTGACTGAAGATGGGTTGTCTTATAAGGAGAGCTTTATTGTGAGGAGTTATGAAGTTGGGATTAACAAAACTGCTACTGTTGAAACCATTGCTAATCTCTTACAG GAAGTAGGTTGCAACCATGCTCAGAGTGTTGGATTCTCAACTGATGGATTTGCTACAACCCCAACCATGAGAAAGCTTCATCTGATATGGGTTACTGCACGCATGCACATTGAGATTTACCGATACCCAGCTTG GAGTGATGTGGTTGAGATCGAGACATGGTGCCAGGCAGAAGGAAAGATTGGGACACGACGTGATTTCATTATTAAAGACTATGCAAATGGTGAAGTTATTGGAAGAGCTACAAG TAAATGGGTGATGATGAACATGGATACCAGAAAGTTGGAGAGAGTTACTCCTCAAATAGCTGATGAATATTTGATTTATTGTCCGAAAAAACTCCG ATTAGCATTTCCTGAGGAAAACAATAAGAGTCTGAAGAAAATATCGAAGCTGGTTGATCCCGCTCAATATTCAAAACTAGGGCTAACG CCTAGAAGAGGTGATTTGGACATGAATCACCATGTAAATAACGTCACATACATCGGATGGCTTCTCGAG AGTGTATCGCAAGAACTCATCGACACCCATGAGTTGCGAAGCATTACCTTAGACTACAGGCGAGAGTGCCAGCACGATGATATTGTAGATTCCCTCACAAGTCCGGAATCTGTCAATGATGCTGCACCCATCTCACAGCTGCATGGAACAAATGGGGCACCAGCATCAGCTGGAGACGAAGACGATAGTGTTCAATATTTGCATCTATTGAGATTATCCACTGATGGATCGGAAATAAACCGCGGACGCACCGAGTGGAGAAAGAAGCCTCAGAGACACTAA
- the LOC130827426 gene encoding uncharacterized protein LOC130827426 — translation MVREQKVETFYTKLRESVSRVSNYSAESFDSCVLPSPLLIFPSTSDVDSLCALKIIFHILESDSIQYACYPVSSFNEIHKYLEPTLSLSPDIPLTLLLINWGCHRDLRRMLNLSDSMRVFVVDSHRPIHLHNLSDANDQVVVLYTKDDEEQADLSYDFDIWQLANVSDLNSDDEGGEDSEEEDESGDETDSDEEGRDEKKKRRVLGEEGSNPDKLYRKLKKQYYQMGNFHGKPSGCLMYDLSHSLRKNTNEQLWLACVSITDQFVHERLTTERYQAGVMELEQHITSLGNLDAITSVTLKDGTRIRAPDSSRISYEDEPRLMLLREWNLFDSMLCSSYVATKLKTWSDNGMKKIQLLLARMGFALIDCRQKFQYMNIEVKRKMKDEFDRFLPEYGLTDFYYRSFLRLHGYSSRVSAADVVYGVTALLESFIKFDGTCASKQFGVAYDALSLNNLEQLRLGMQNAIKVQRAILRQGSTAITKRGSIRSGRKFRWVKLEDSADTKLLGYPQALTKFCYFVMDALREKGARMKPLLCACLAQEQDKVLIVGVTGKPRLGAVQGNAFGMAFKNAAQDIGVESFHELFESSWIILDRVDVNSFMVRLTEEL, via the coding sequence ATGGTTAGAGAACAAAAAGTGGAAACATTTTACACGAAATTACGTGAGTCTGTTTCACGGGTCTCAAATTACTCTGCAGAAAGCTTCGATTCTTGTGTTTTACCCTCTCCTTTGTTAATCTTCCCTTCGACTTCTGATGTAGATTCACTTTGTGCACTTAAAATAATATTCCACATTTTAGAATCAGATTCAATTCAATATGCTTGTTACCCAGTTTCATCTTTCAATGAAATTCATAAGTATTTGGAGCCAACTTTAAGTTTATCCCCTGATATTCCTCTTACTTTGTTGCTTATAAATTGGGGTTGTCATAGAGATTTGAGGAGGATGTTGAATTTGTCGGATTCTATGCGGGTTTTTGTTGTTGATAGTCATCGTCCTATTCATTTGCATAATTTAAGTGATGCAAATGATCAGGTTGTTGTGCTTTATACTAAAGACGATGAAGAACAGGCTGATTTGAGTTATGATTTTGATATTTGGCAGTTAGCTAATGTGAGTGATTTGAATAGTGATGATGAAGGGGGTGAGGATAGTGAGGAGGAAGATGAGAGTGGGGATGAAACCGATAGCGATGAAGAAGGAAGAGACGAGAAGAAGAAAAGACGGGTTTTGGGTGAAGAAGGTTCTAATCCTGATAAATTGTATAGGAAATTGAAGAAACAGTATTATCAAATGGGTAATTTTCATGGTAAGCCATCTGGGTGTTTGATGTATGATTTATCCCATTCACTGAGGAAAAACACGAATGAGCAGCTATGGTTGGCTTGTGTCTCGATTACTGATCAATTTGTTCACGAGAGATTGACTACTGAGAGGTATCAAGCTGGGGTTATGGAGTTAGAACAGCATATCACCAGTTTGGGGAATTTGGATGCTATTACTTCTGTGACTTTGAAAGACGGAACTAGAATTCGAGCACCCGACTCATCTAGAATTTCTTACGAGGATGAGCCAAGATTGATGTTGTTAAGGGAATGGAATTTGTTTGATTCGATGTTGTGTTCTTCGTATGTAGCGACCAAATTGAAGACTTGGAGTGACAATGGTATGAAGAAGATTCAACTTCTTCTGGCTAGGATGGGATTTGCGCTTATTGATTGTCGGCAGAAGTTTCAGTACATGAATATCGAAGTTAAGAGgaaaatgaaggatgaatttgATCGGTTTCTGCCAGAATACGGGCTTACTGATTTCTATTACAGAAGCTTTTTACGGCTTCATGGGTATAGTTCAAGGGTTTCGGCAGCTGATGTGGTATATGGGGTTACCGCACTATTGGAATCCTTCATTAAGTTCGATGGCACTTGTGCTTCCAAGCAGTTCGGTGTAGCGTACGATGCTTTATCGTTGAACAATTTGGAGCAGTTAAGGCTCGGAATGCAGAATGCAATAAAAGTACAGCGAGCTATTCTTAGACAAGGAAGCACAGCTATAACCAAAAGGGGTTCAATACGAAGTGGCAGGAAGTTTAGGTGGGTTAAGCTCGAAGATTCAGCGGACACGAAGCTTTTAGGATACCCTCAAGCATTGACGAAGTTTTGTTATTTCGTGATGGATGCGTTGAGAGAGAAAGGCGCGAGAATGAAGCCTCTACTATGTGCGTGCTTAGCGCAGGAACAGGATAAAGTTTTGATAGTTGGCGTGACAGGGAAGCCTAGACTCGGGGCAGTACAAGGCAACGCGTTTGGCATGGCTTTCAAGAATGCGGCTCAGGATATTGGCGTTGAGTCGTTCCACGAGCTGTTTGAATCATCTTGGATAATTTTGGATAGAGTTGATGTTAATTCATTTATGGTTAGGTTAACTGAAGAACTGTAG
- the LOC130827428 gene encoding ferredoxin-thioredoxin reductase, variable chain, chloroplastic-like — protein MTTTMAAVISTASTPASVSSVRPLFLIPNNLLIPSSSLSCTISRTRINSRLVITSQVALKSDSSIDSEEEDAELKSNLEKVGRKIRVKSPLKVYHIPKLPEFELNSDMVGVIKQYVGFWKGKHISPNLPFKVEFVVEIEGRGPVKFVAHLKEDEFEFVDQ, from the coding sequence ATGACCACAACAATGGCGGCAGTGATATCAACAGCTTCAACACCAGCATCTGTTTCATCGGTACGACCCCTTTTTCTAATCCCCAACAACTTGCTCATTCCATCTTCCTCTCTTTCTTGTACGATTTCACGAACCAGAATCAATTCAAGACTTGTAATTACTTCCCAAGTAGCCTTGAAATCCGATTCTTCGATCGATTCCGAGGAAGAAGATGCAGAATTGAAGAGTAATCTTGAAAAGGTGGGTCGCAAAATTCGAGTGAAATCACCTTTGAAAGTCTACCATATCCCTAAATTGCCTGAATTTGAATTGAATTCCGATATGGTTGGGGTGATCAAGCAGTATGTTGGGTTCTGGAAAGGAAAACACATCTCCCCTAATCTCCCTTTTAAAGTTGAATTCGTTGTTGAGATTGAAGGCCGTGGCCCTGTCAAATTCGTCGCTCATCTTAAGGAAGACGAATTCGAATTCGTAGATCAGTAG
- the LOC130826670 gene encoding uncharacterized protein LOC130826670: MISFTFSSIFVTLNFFMSLLSSLSVKSVVVEYRIRKQLWSPEVRSKERGSGGQRKQDLELRVRTSNIGILEAKLLELANELSKYRIHVACVQETRWKGQKAKGIKGYKLWYAGLDGIRNEVGILVSNDILKQLVEVKRCNDRIMLVRIVVGEEIISIVSAYGPQVGLDEQVKCEFWDNLGDLMRTIPEDEKVFLGGDFNRHIGRDAGNYNSVHGGFGLGARNKSEENLLEFALANDYSKLDL, translated from the exons ATGATTAGCTTCACATTTTCCTCAATATTCGTGACTCTAAACTTTTTTATGTCTTTATTATCAAGTCTATCTGTTAAA TCCGTAGTAGTTGAATATAGAATTAGGAAGCAATTATGGTCACCTGAGGTCAGGTCTAAGGAGAGGGGGTCAGGGGGACAACGTAAGCAGGATCTAGAACTAAGAGTGAGGACTTCGAACATAGGTATCCTAGAAGCCAAGTTGTTAGAGTTGGCAAATGAGCTTTCCAAATACAGGATTCATGTAGCATGTGTTCAAGAGACTAGGTGGAAAGGGCAAAAAGCAAAAGGTATAAAGGGATATAAGTTGTGGTATGCAGGTTTGGACGGCATACGTAACGAGGTTGGCATCCTAGTGTCTAATGATATCCTAAAGCAATTGGTTGAAGTAAAGAGGTGTAATGACAGGATTATGCTAGTTAGGATAGTAGTGGGGGAAGAGATCATATCCATTGTCAGTGCGTACGGGCCCCAAGTTGGGCTCGATGAGCAGGTGAAGTGCGAGTTCTGGGATAACCTAGGAGACCTCATGAGAACTATCCCGGAAGATGAGAAAGTTTTCTTAGGAGGAGACTTTAACAGACATATAGGCAGAGATGCAGGCAACTATAACTCGGTACATGGAGGGTTTGGTTTGGGGGCAAGGAATAAGAGTGAGGAGAATTTGCTAGAGTTTGCGCTAGCAAATGATTATAGCAAACtcgatctttag
- the LOC130827430 gene encoding histone-lysine N-methyltransferase ATXR2 produces the protein MEIICPIDEQFAPQISALLQSPPSQIAQEYFDNLLATRNCHGIRVKVDGHIGKGVYADAEFKAGELVLKDQMLVGSQHTENKMDCYVCASCFRFIGSIELQIGRKLYFDRLGVPSGNHCHSDSSNGEDDSCVVENNHGECSTSGSQNKIPLSQEFIESLVDGQFSLPYSEKFPLPVPTPCCGWCGEEYYCSQHCAKIDWETSHSLLCMGEKSKLSRRKALSKFVEHANDTNDIFILAAKVIAMTVLRYKNLKEAHLKEVGLESNNATVDLSLLLESWKPVSMGYKKRWWDCIALPEDVDEIDEVAFRLEIKQLAFESLQLLKVAIYDEECAPLFSLDIYGHIIGMFELNNLDLVVASPIEDYFIYVDDLPESQKKEAEALTRPILDALGDGYSICCQGTAFYPIQSCMNHSCCPNAKAFKREEDKDGRATVVALCPIQVGDEVTISYIDEDLPYEERQKLLADYGFRCKCAKCIEEANN, from the exons ATGGAAATCATTTGTCCCATTGATGAACAGTTCGCGCCGCAAATTTCAGCTCTTCTCCAATCTCCTCCTTCTCAAATTGCCCAG GAATATTTTGATAATTTGCTTGCCACAAGGAATTGCCATGGAATTAGAGTTAAAGTTGACGGTCATATTGGAAAGG GAGTATATGCTGATGCTGAGTTTAAAGCTGGAGAACTTGTGTTGAAAGACCAAATGCTTGTGGGTTCTCAACACACTGAAAACAAG ATGGACTGTTATGTATGTGCCTCGTGTTTTCGTTTTATAGGATCTATTGAACTTCAAATCGGTAGAAAACTCTATTTCGATAGACTTGGTGTTCCCTCCGGCAATCATTGTCATAGTGACTCATCTAATGGGGAAGATGATTCTTGCGTAGTAGAAAATAATCATGGAGAATGTTCTACCTCTGGTTCTCAGAACAAAATTCCACTTTCTCAAGAATTTATCGAGTCACTAGTGGATGGTCAATTCTCATTACCTTACTCTGAAAAATTTCCTTTACCTGTGCCAACTCCATGTTGTGGCTGGTGTGGAGAAGAGTATTACTGCAG CCAACATTGTGCCAAAATTGACTGGGAAACCAGTCATTCTTTACTATGTATGGGGGAGAAGTCAAAATTATCACGTAGGAAGGCACTGTCCAAGTTTGTAGAGCATGCAAATG ACACAAATGACATCTTTATTCTTGCTGCTAAG GTCATTGCTATGACTGTCCTGAGATATAAGAATTTGAAGGAAGCTCATCTTAAAGAAGTAGGCTTAGAATCCAATAATGCTACCGTTGATTTATCATTGCTTCTGGAATCATGGAAACCAGTGTCTATGGGATACAAGAAAAG GTGGTGGGATTGCATTGCATTACCTGAAGATGTTGACGAAATTGATGAAGTTGCATTTAGATTGGAGATTAAACAACTGGCATTTGAG TCTTTGCAGCTCTTGAAAGTAGCCATATATGATGAAGAGTGTGCACCTT TGTTCTCCCTGGATATATATGGACATATCATTGGCATGTTTGAGTTGAATAATCT TGACTTAGTCGTGGCCTCTCCAATCGAAGATTATTTTATTTACGTAGATGATCTTCCTGAATCTCAAAAG AAAGAAGCGGAAGCTTTAACTCGACCAATATTGGATGCTCTTGGTGATGGCTATTCAATTTGTTGTCAAG GAACTGCATTTTACCCTATTCAAAGTTGTATGAACCATTCTTGTTGTCCAAATGCAAAAGCATTCAAGAGAGAGGAG GATAAGGACGGTCGGGCGACAGTAGTTGCGCTATGTCCCATTCAAGTAGGAGACGAG GTAACCATTTCATATATTGATGAGGATTTGCCGTATGAGGAGAGGCAGAAACTACTTGCTGATTATGGCTTTAGATGCAAATGTGCTAAGTGCATAGAAGAGGCGAACAACTAA
- the LOC130827433 gene encoding photosystem I reaction center subunit IV, chloroplastic-like, producing MASLATPVATRIGFAPVIPNKNWSSAPRSNRLVVVRASDENATTPPPAPAAETPAAAAAAPAKPPPIGPKRGSKVRILRKESYWYKGVGSVVAVDQDPKTRYPVVVRFNKVNYANVSTNNYALDEIQEVE from the exons atggCAAGTTTGGCAACACCAGTAGCTACCAGGATTGGGTTTGCACCAGTCATTCCCAACAAAAACTGGTCTTCTGCACCCAGAAGCAATAGATTGGTTGTTGTCCGAGCATCCGATGAGAATGCTACCACACCGCCACCTGCACCGGCTGCTGAAACCCCTGCTGCAGCTGCTGCTGCGCCTGCTAAGCCCCCTCCAATTGGACCCAAGAGAGGTTCTAAG GTAAGGATCCTGAGGAAGGAATCATATTGGTACAAGGGTGTTGGCTCGGTTGTTGCCGTTGATCAG GACCCAAAAACAAGATACCCAGTAGTCGTAAGATTCAACAAGGTGAATTACGCCAACGTATCGACTAACAACTACGCATTGGATGAGATTCAAGAAGTTGAATGA